Proteins from a genomic interval of Pseudoalteromonas sp. MEBiC 03607:
- a CDS encoding GNAT family N-acetyltransferase, with amino-acid sequence MEPCYTIKPASLDDLLLVDSQIPEFDGRNTLSKLQAQCAEVEHLALVAYIDNKPVAYKLGYALDSNTFYSWLGAVAPKCRGKGIAQALLNAQETWVQEHNYRAIKVKSMNRFPAMLSMLIKNSYAIVGYEDRGCPQASKILFSKVFD; translated from the coding sequence ATGGAGCCTTGTTACACGATAAAGCCTGCTAGTTTAGACGATTTGTTACTTGTTGATAGTCAAATTCCTGAGTTTGATGGCCGAAATACCCTTAGCAAATTACAAGCACAGTGTGCAGAGGTTGAGCACCTAGCTTTAGTTGCCTATATCGATAATAAGCCTGTGGCCTACAAACTGGGTTATGCATTAGATTCAAATACTTTCTATAGCTGGCTTGGCGCAGTAGCGCCAAAGTGCAGAGGAAAGGGGATTGCACAGGCATTATTAAACGCACAAGAAACATGGGTTCAAGAGCACAATTACCGAGCTATTAAAGTTAAGTCGATGAACCGTTTTCCTGCAATGCTGAGTATGCTGATTAAAAATAGTTATGCAATAGTGGGTTATGAAGACAGAGGCTGCCCACAAGCTAGCAAAATTTTATTCTCCAAAGTCTTTGATTAG
- a CDS encoding GAF domain-containing sensor histidine kinase, translating into MFAKVPVALIMKVEDNVISVFSKNDHLENPYNIGDCESLDGSGLYCEHVIKTQKLLSISNALVDENWKDNPDIKLNMISYLGLPISAGDATPFGTICILDNKPHSYSEPVIKLLETIKHSFEAQLKLLHQQKQAFEQLQFEELATLIRGIAHELNTPLGNCITAVDVANLSITNTHQSLENKSLGQKALYKALETMANTNELLTRNLTTCAHKIRILQDLLYTKAQSSKSPFSLKQLADTLTNHLTQPLKDTNAKLEVSYSPSKSECEIEIDLLKQVLFILLQNSMEHAFLGVEKPRIKIDMQDYNGILKIHYTDNGIGIEDDQINAIFTPFYKGKNNHTGMGLGLSIAKKIVTQQLQGNISVIDSNEGVHFLLSLPK; encoded by the coding sequence ATGTTTGCAAAAGTGCCCGTTGCTTTAATTATGAAAGTTGAAGACAACGTTATCAGTGTTTTTTCAAAAAATGATCATCTCGAAAATCCCTATAACATCGGTGATTGTGAAAGCTTAGATGGCTCTGGCCTATATTGCGAGCATGTCATAAAAACGCAAAAGCTATTATCAATATCTAACGCACTGGTTGATGAAAATTGGAAAGATAACCCAGATATAAAGTTAAATATGATTTCTTACTTGGGGTTACCTATATCAGCCGGCGATGCGACCCCTTTTGGTACGATATGTATTTTAGATAATAAACCGCATAGTTACAGTGAACCTGTTATTAAATTACTTGAAACCATCAAGCATAGTTTTGAAGCCCAACTAAAATTACTTCATCAGCAAAAACAAGCATTTGAACAACTACAGTTCGAGGAGTTGGCTACTCTAATAAGAGGGATTGCCCATGAACTCAACACCCCACTCGGTAATTGCATAACCGCAGTTGATGTGGCTAATTTATCAATTACTAACACGCACCAAAGTCTTGAAAATAAAAGTTTAGGCCAAAAAGCTCTATATAAGGCTCTTGAAACAATGGCTAATACTAATGAGTTATTAACACGGAACCTCACCACCTGTGCCCATAAAATACGTATTTTACAAGACTTGCTATACACAAAAGCTCAATCATCAAAGTCTCCCTTTAGCCTCAAACAGTTAGCTGATACATTAACTAACCATTTAACACAACCACTTAAAGATACGAATGCCAAGCTTGAGGTTAGTTACTCGCCTTCCAAGTCAGAATGTGAAATTGAAATAGATTTACTAAAACAAGTGCTGTTCATTTTGCTACAAAACTCTATGGAGCACGCATTTTTAGGCGTTGAAAAACCACGAATCAAAATTGATATGCAAGATTACAATGGTATATTGAAAATTCATTACACTGACAATGGCATCGGAATCGAAGATGATCAGATCAACGCTATTTTTACACCTTTCTATAAAGGAAAAAACAACCATACAGGAATGGGGTTAGGTCTTAGTATTGCTAAAAAAATTGTAACGCAGCAACTACAAGGTAATATCTCAGTAATAGATAGCAACGAGGGAGTACACTTTTTATTAAGCCTGCCAAAATAG
- a CDS encoding S41 family peptidase has protein sequence MTIFKGCLLAHISFCSLTLFAEPNYQEVKQLIDLHFIHKTDYANRAAYLEYGNLNLKSLIKSLNEPHTYLKVKGLNTTFFSAKKRCVNNSKIKLNFQKGKLAYLKISSIGTTTTEEKSQYVRNLINKIKSQDNENSRYWIIDLRKNSGGNMWPMLQALSPFFDATQTLGEFHLSSGSITRFGFKDGIAHESSLQKINFQPDTYHLKHQPIGIYVLIDSSVASSAEALAIGLSSLENVTLVGEKTCGLATVNTPFELSDGSILVLTTGEMANIHGQTFKNGITPSMSSLEFIRLIKDFGE, from the coding sequence ATGACTATTTTCAAAGGGTGCCTTTTAGCCCATATTTCTTTTTGCAGTTTAACTTTATTTGCAGAACCAAATTATCAAGAAGTAAAACAGTTAATTGACCTACATTTTATCCATAAAACTGATTATGCTAATAGAGCAGCTTATCTCGAATATGGTAACTTAAACCTAAAATCACTCATAAAATCACTTAATGAGCCGCACACTTACCTAAAAGTTAAAGGTTTAAATACAACTTTCTTTAGTGCTAAAAAACGCTGTGTTAATAACAGTAAAATTAAGCTGAATTTTCAAAAAGGTAAACTTGCTTATCTAAAAATTTCCAGTATTGGCACAACGACCACGGAAGAAAAATCTCAATATGTTCGTAATTTAATTAATAAGATAAAATCTCAAGACAACGAGAACTCTCGATACTGGATTATTGATTTAAGAAAAAATAGCGGCGGCAATATGTGGCCGATGTTACAAGCACTTTCCCCCTTTTTTGACGCTACACAGACATTAGGTGAATTCCATTTGTCATCTGGAAGCATTACTAGATTTGGTTTTAAAGATGGAATAGCCCATGAAAGCTCGCTACAAAAAATCAATTTCCAACCAGATACCTATCATTTAAAACATCAGCCTATTGGGATTTATGTTTTGATTGATTCTAGTGTCGCAAGTTCTGCTGAAGCTTTAGCAATTGGCCTATCATCGCTTGAAAATGTAACACTCGTTGGCGAGAAAACGTGTGGCTTAGCTACCGTCAATACTCCGTTTGAGCTCAGTGACGGAAGTATTCTTGTTTTAACAACAGGCGAGATGGCCAATATTCATGGTCAAACGTTTAAAAATGGCATCACACCGAGTATGAGTAGTCTAGAATTTATTAGGCTAATCAAAGACTTTGGAGAATAA